In Vibrio diazotrophicus, the following proteins share a genomic window:
- the dapA gene encoding 4-hydroxy-tetrahydrodipicolinate synthase translates to MFSGSIVALITPFTQDGEVDFVSLKKLVDYHVDAGTDAIVAVGTTGESSTLTIEEHVKVVEKIVEYSNGRIPVIAGTGANATHESITFSRLLNNTGIAGVLSVTPYYNKPTQEGLYQHYKAISEQTEVPIILYNVPGRTAVDLKPETVARLSKLDNIVAIKDATGDLSRVALHRELCGDDFILLSGDDATGLEFIKLGGKGVISVTNNIAAADMANMTHLALEGKFEEAEAINQRLMPLHKNLFVESSPIPVKWAAHKLGLISFGDLRLPLTPLSEQAQPVVAQAMTEACIF, encoded by the coding sequence ATGTTTTCAGGAAGTATCGTAGCGTTAATTACACCTTTTACCCAAGATGGCGAAGTCGACTTTGTAAGTCTGAAGAAGCTTGTTGACTACCATGTTGACGCTGGTACCGATGCTATCGTTGCCGTAGGTACGACAGGTGAATCATCCACACTGACCATCGAAGAGCATGTCAAAGTTGTAGAGAAGATCGTTGAGTATTCCAATGGCCGTATTCCAGTGATTGCGGGTACAGGTGCAAATGCGACTCACGAATCCATTACCTTCAGTCGACTACTAAACAATACAGGTATCGCTGGCGTTCTGAGTGTGACTCCATACTACAACAAGCCAACACAAGAAGGTTTGTACCAGCATTACAAAGCCATTTCTGAACAGACAGAAGTGCCAATTATTCTGTACAACGTACCTGGTCGTACGGCAGTTGATTTGAAACCTGAGACAGTGGCTCGACTATCAAAGTTAGACAACATTGTTGCAATTAAAGATGCTACAGGTGACCTAAGCCGTGTAGCACTGCATCGTGAGCTTTGTGGGGATGATTTCATTCTGCTTAGCGGTGATGATGCGACAGGTTTAGAGTTTATTAAACTGGGTGGCAAAGGCGTTATTTCGGTAACGAACAACATTGCCGCTGCAGATATGGCGAACATGACGCACCTTGCGTTGGAAGGTAAGTTTGAAGAAGCAGAAGCTATTAACCAACGCTTGATGCCTTTGCATAAAAATCTATTTGTCGAATCAAGCCCGATTCCCGTTAAATGGGCTGCTCACAAACTGGGTTTGATTTCTTTTGGTGATCTACGTCTACCTTTAACACCTCTTTCTGAACAAGCTCAACCAGTTGTTGCCCAAGCAATGACTGAAGCCTGTATTTTTTAA